The Streptomyces sp. Alt3 genome has a segment encoding these proteins:
- the nagA gene encoding N-acetylglucosamine-6-phosphate deacetylase, whose translation MAGRADSTVLAGARVVLPTGTVENGRVIVEGTRIAGSTTEDARTVDLSGHWVVPGFVDIHNHGGGGASFATGTAEDVLTGVRAHREHGTTTVVASTVTGEMDFLARQAGLLSELVEQGELAGIHFEGPFISPCRKGAHSEELLRDPDPAEVRKLLDAARGSARMVTLATELPCGIESVRLLAEHGVIAAVGHTDATYEQTVEAIDAGATVATHLYNAMPAIGHRAPGPIAALLEDERVTVELINDGTHLHPAALELAYHHAGAGRVALITDAMDAAGAGDGFYELGPLAVEVRGGVARLVEGGSIAGSTLTLDTAFRRAVTIDRIPVEDVVRSISANPARLLGLDDRVGSLDPGKDADLVVLDADFVLKGVMRQGEWIVKPAAV comes from the coding sequence ATGGCCGGACGCGCAGACAGCACGGTTCTCGCAGGTGCCCGGGTGGTGCTTCCCACCGGGACCGTCGAGAACGGCCGGGTGATCGTCGAGGGCACCCGGATCGCCGGCAGCACGACGGAGGACGCCAGGACCGTCGACCTCTCGGGCCACTGGGTGGTCCCCGGATTCGTGGACATCCACAACCACGGCGGCGGCGGCGCGTCCTTCGCCACCGGCACCGCCGAGGACGTCCTGACCGGGGTGCGGGCGCACCGCGAACACGGCACGACGACCGTCGTCGCCTCCACCGTCACGGGCGAGATGGACTTCCTGGCCCGCCAGGCCGGCCTCCTCTCCGAGCTGGTCGAACAGGGCGAGCTCGCCGGAATCCACTTCGAGGGCCCGTTCATCTCGCCGTGCCGCAAGGGCGCCCACAGCGAGGAACTGCTCCGCGACCCCGACCCCGCCGAGGTCCGCAAGCTGCTCGACGCTGCGCGCGGCAGCGCCAGGATGGTCACCCTCGCCACCGAACTCCCGTGCGGCATCGAGTCCGTACGGCTGCTCGCCGAGCACGGCGTGATCGCCGCGGTGGGCCACACGGACGCGACGTACGAGCAGACCGTCGAGGCGATCGACGCGGGCGCGACCGTCGCCACGCACCTCTACAACGCGATGCCCGCCATCGGGCACCGCGCCCCGGGGCCCATCGCGGCCCTCCTGGAGGACGAGCGGGTCACCGTCGAGCTGATCAACGACGGCACGCATCTGCACCCCGCCGCCCTGGAACTCGCCTACCACCACGCGGGCGCCGGCCGGGTCGCCCTGATCACCGACGCCATGGACGCGGCCGGCGCGGGCGACGGCTTCTACGAACTCGGGCCGCTCGCCGTCGAGGTCAGGGGCGGTGTGGCGCGCCTGGTCGAAGGCGGCTCGATCGCGGGCTCCACCCTCACCCTGGACACCGCGTTCCGCAGGGCCGTGACGATCGACAGGATCCCCGTCGAGGACGTCGTCCGGTCCATCTCGGCCAACCCCGCACGGCTCCTCGGCCTGGACGACAGGGTCGGCTCACTGGACCCCGGCAAGGACGCCGACCTGGTCGTCCTGGACGCGGACTTCGTGCTCAAGGGCGTCATGCGCCAGGGCGAGTGGATCGTGAAGCCCGCCGCCGTCTGA
- a CDS encoding ROK family protein: MKAALVGADGTLLHEARRATGRDRGAEAVVETILGFAADLYAYGEEHLGEGAVAAGVAVPGIVDAERGIAVYAANLGWRDVPLRKLLGERLGGVPVALGHDVRTGGLAEGRIGAGRDADRFLFVPLGTGIAGAIGIAGTIEAGAHGYAGEIGHVVVRPDGPDCGCGQRGCLETLASAAAVSRAWAAASGDPDADAADCAKAVASGDPAALRVWEDAVDALAAGLVTALTLLDPRTLIIGGGLAEAGETLFTPLRAAVEERVTFQKLPHIVPAALGDTAGCLGAGLLAWDLLSTEVSA, from the coding sequence ATGAAGGCCGCTCTGGTCGGGGCCGACGGCACACTGCTCCACGAGGCGCGCCGGGCCACCGGCCGGGACCGCGGTGCCGAGGCCGTCGTGGAGACCATCCTGGGCTTCGCCGCGGATCTGTACGCCTACGGCGAGGAGCACCTCGGAGAAGGCGCTGTCGCCGCCGGGGTCGCCGTGCCCGGCATCGTCGACGCCGAACGCGGGATCGCCGTCTACGCCGCCAACCTGGGCTGGCGTGACGTCCCGCTGCGGAAACTGCTCGGCGAACGGCTCGGCGGCGTACCCGTCGCGCTCGGCCACGACGTCCGCACCGGCGGCCTCGCCGAGGGGCGGATCGGCGCCGGCCGGGACGCGGACCGCTTCCTGTTCGTGCCGCTCGGCACCGGCATCGCCGGCGCCATAGGCATCGCGGGCACCATCGAGGCGGGCGCCCACGGCTACGCGGGCGAGATCGGCCACGTCGTGGTCCGGCCGGACGGCCCGGACTGCGGCTGCGGACAGCGCGGCTGTCTGGAGACCCTCGCCTCGGCCGCCGCCGTGTCCAGGGCCTGGGCAGCCGCGTCCGGCGACCCCGACGCGGACGCCGCGGACTGCGCGAAGGCCGTGGCCTCGGGCGACCCGGCGGCCCTTCGCGTGTGGGAGGACGCCGTCGACGCGCTCGCCGCCGGACTCGTCACCGCGCTCACCCTGCTGGACCCCCGGACGCTGATCATCGGTGGCGGTCTCGCCGAGGCGGGGGAAACCTTGTTCACACCACTGCGTGCGGCCGTCGAGGAACGGGTCACGTTCCAGAAGCTGCCCCACATCGTCCCGGCGGCCCTCGGGGACACCGCCGGATGCCTGGGCGCAGGGCTGCTCGCCTGGGATCTACTCTCCACGGAGGTATCCGCCTGA
- a CDS encoding glucosyl-3-phosphoglycerate synthase, translating into MLEEVERWLTRRSWSAADRPLDRLTAARAKDPHRSRVSVVLPALNEEATVGEIVSEIRRELMEKVRIVDELVVIDSGSTDATAEVARRAGARVVHRDSVLPRIPALPGKGEVLWRSLLVTTGEIVCFVDADLKDFSADFVSGIVGPLLTDPQVQFVKAMYDRPLGDTAGQGGRVTELVARPLLNLHWPRLAGFVQPLGGEYAVRRSLLEQLPFPVGYGVELGLLVDALHTVGLDAMAQVDVGVRRHRHQDGQALGRMAATIYRTAQLRLSRGPLVRPEITQFDRGPDGFVPHTHAVDTEERPPMRDIAEYAARDAA; encoded by the coding sequence GTGCTGGAAGAGGTGGAACGCTGGCTGACCAGGCGTTCCTGGTCTGCTGCCGACCGCCCGCTCGACCGCCTCACGGCCGCCCGGGCGAAGGATCCGCACCGCTCGCGCGTGAGCGTCGTCCTGCCCGCGCTGAACGAGGAGGCGACGGTCGGGGAGATCGTGTCGGAGATCCGGCGCGAGCTGATGGAGAAGGTCCGGATCGTCGACGAACTGGTGGTGATCGACTCAGGCTCCACCGACGCGACCGCCGAGGTCGCGCGTCGGGCCGGCGCCCGGGTCGTGCACCGGGACTCCGTACTCCCCCGGATACCCGCCCTCCCCGGCAAGGGCGAGGTCCTCTGGAGGTCACTGCTGGTGACCACAGGGGAGATCGTCTGCTTCGTCGACGCCGATCTGAAGGACTTCTCCGCGGACTTCGTGTCCGGGATCGTCGGCCCGCTGCTGACCGACCCGCAGGTGCAGTTCGTGAAGGCCATGTACGACCGCCCGCTGGGCGACACCGCGGGGCAGGGCGGCCGGGTGACGGAACTGGTGGCCCGCCCGCTGCTCAACCTGCACTGGCCGCGGCTCGCCGGCTTCGTCCAGCCGCTCGGCGGCGAGTACGCGGTACGGCGCTCCCTGCTGGAGCAGCTCCCCTTCCCCGTCGGTTACGGGGTGGAGCTGGGACTGCTCGTCGACGCGCTGCACACGGTCGGCCTGGACGCCATGGCACAGGTGGACGTCGGCGTGCGCAGGCACCGCCATCAGGACGGCCAGGCCCTCGGCAGGATGGCCGCCACCATCTACCGCACGGCGCAGCTGCGGCTCTCCCGCGGGCCGCTCGTACGGCCGGAGATCACCCAGTTCGACCGTGGGCCCGACGGGTTCGTCCCGCACACCCATGCGGTGGACACCGAGGAACGGCCGCCGATGCGGGACATCGCGGAGTACGCGGCCCGCGACGCGGCGTAA
- the otsB gene encoding trehalose-phosphatase has product MGNPAHPLPTPTTQAGREGLAALLARPARAVVALDFDGTLADIVPDPERSRAHPDVVPALSALAPRVAAVAVITGRPADTAVRYGGFAGAAGLDHLVVLGHYGAERWDAVTAAVHAPDPDPGVAAVRAELPAVLAEAGADSGTWIEEKGDRAVAVHTRRAADPQAAFEALRAPLAGLAARHGLIVEPGRLVLELRPPGMDKGVALEEYVKEVGAETVLYAGDDLGDLAAYAAVEKLRTRGVNGLLVCSGTEVPELADRADLLLPGPAAVAELLRSLARQLAGG; this is encoded by the coding sequence ATGGGCAACCCGGCACACCCCCTCCCGACCCCGACCACCCAGGCCGGCCGCGAAGGCCTCGCCGCACTCCTCGCCCGCCCGGCCCGCGCGGTCGTCGCGCTGGACTTCGACGGCACGCTGGCCGACATCGTCCCTGACCCGGAGCGGTCCCGCGCCCACCCCGACGTGGTCCCGGCCCTGTCGGCCCTCGCCCCCCGGGTCGCCGCCGTCGCCGTGATCACCGGCCGCCCGGCGGACACCGCCGTGCGGTACGGCGGCTTCGCCGGGGCGGCGGGCCTCGACCACCTCGTCGTCCTCGGCCACTACGGAGCCGAACGCTGGGACGCAGTCACCGCCGCAGTCCACGCCCCCGACCCGGACCCCGGTGTGGCGGCCGTCCGGGCGGAGCTCCCCGCCGTGCTCGCGGAGGCCGGTGCCGACAGCGGCACCTGGATCGAGGAGAAGGGCGACCGCGCGGTCGCCGTGCACACCCGCCGGGCCGCCGACCCGCAGGCCGCCTTCGAGGCCCTGCGCGCCCCGCTGGCCGGACTGGCCGCCCGCCACGGCCTGATCGTCGAACCGGGCCGTCTGGTCCTGGAGTTGCGTCCGCCCGGCATGGACAAGGGCGTGGCGCTGGAGGAGTACGTCAAGGAGGTCGGCGCCGAGACGGTGCTGTACGCCGGTGACGACCTCGGCGACCTCGCCGCGTACGCCGCCGTGGAGAAGCTGCGCACCCGGGGCGTCAACGGCCTGCTGGTCTGCAGCGGCACCGAGGTCCCCGAACTGGCGGACCGCGCCGACCTGCTGCTGCCCGGCCCGGCCGCGGTGGCGGAGCTGCTCCGCTCCCTCGCCCGGCAGCTCGCAGGGGGCTAG
- a CDS encoding cold-shock protein: MAQGTVKWFNAEKGYGFIAVDGGADVFVHYSAIQMDGYRTLEEGQRVEFEISQGQKGPQADMVKLAVG; this comes from the coding sequence ATGGCTCAGGGCACCGTCAAGTGGTTCAACGCGGAGAAGGGGTACGGCTTCATCGCGGTCGACGGTGGTGCGGATGTTTTCGTCCACTACAGCGCGATCCAGATGGACGGGTACCGCACCCTCGAAGAGGGTCAGCGAGTTGAATTCGAGATCTCGCAGGGCCAGAAGGGGCCCCAGGCGGACATGGTCAAGCTCGCCGTCGGCTGA
- a CDS encoding DUF3263 domain-containing protein, producing the protein MTAAGPTDPLPDQQRAVLALERRSWAGPGAKERAIREELGISPVRYYQLLNALLDDRRALEEDPVTVNRLRRVREARRERR; encoded by the coding sequence ATGACCGCCGCCGGCCCCACCGACCCGCTCCCCGACCAGCAGCGCGCCGTGCTGGCCCTGGAACGGCGCTCCTGGGCGGGCCCCGGTGCGAAGGAGCGGGCGATCCGGGAGGAGCTGGGGATCTCGCCGGTCCGCTACTACCAGCTGCTCAACGCGCTCCTCGACGACCGGCGGGCGCTGGAGGAGGACCCGGTCACCGTGAACCGCCTCCGACGGGTCCGCGAGGCGAGACGCGAACGCCGCTGA
- the groL gene encoding chaperonin GroEL (60 kDa chaperone family; promotes refolding of misfolded polypeptides especially under stressful conditions; forms two stacked rings of heptamers to form a barrel-shaped 14mer; ends can be capped by GroES; misfolded proteins enter the barrel where they are refolded when GroES binds): MAKIIAFDEEARRGLERGMNQLADAVKVTLGPKGRNVVLEKKWGAPTITNDGVSIAKEIELEDPYEKIGAELVKEVAKKTDDVAGDGTTTATVLAQALVREGLRNVAAGANPMALKRGIEKAVEAVSAALLEQAKDVETKEQIASTASISAADTEIGAKIAEAMDKVGKEGVITVEESQTFGLELELTEGMRFDKGYISAYFATDMERMETSFDDPYILIVNSKISNVKDLLPLLEKVMQSGKPLLIIAEDVEGEALSTLVVNKIRGTFKSVAVKAPGFGDRRKAMLGDIAILTGGTVISEEVGLKLENAGLDLLGSARKVVITKDETTIVDGAGDSDQVQGRVNQIRAEIENSDSDYDREKLQERLAKLAGGVAVIKAGAATEVELKERKHRIEDAVRNAKAAVEEGIVAGGGVALLQASAVFEKLDLTGDEATGANAVKLALEAPLKQIAVNGGLEGGVVVEKVRNLPIGHGLNAATGEYVDMIAEGILDPAKVTRSALQNAASIAALFLTTEAVIADKPEKASAAAPGGMPGGDMDF, encoded by the coding sequence ATGGCCAAGATCATCGCGTTCGACGAGGAGGCACGGCGCGGTCTCGAGCGCGGGATGAACCAGCTCGCCGACGCCGTCAAGGTCACCCTCGGCCCCAAGGGCCGTAACGTCGTCCTCGAGAAGAAGTGGGGCGCGCCCACGATCACCAACGATGGTGTTTCCATCGCCAAGGAGATCGAGCTCGAGGACCCGTACGAGAAGATCGGTGCGGAGCTGGTCAAGGAGGTCGCCAAGAAGACGGACGACGTCGCCGGCGACGGTACGACCACCGCCACCGTTCTCGCCCAGGCGCTCGTCCGCGAGGGCCTGCGCAACGTCGCCGCGGGTGCCAACCCGATGGCTCTGAAGCGTGGCATCGAGAAGGCCGTCGAGGCCGTCTCCGCCGCTCTGCTGGAGCAGGCGAAGGACGTGGAGACCAAGGAGCAGATCGCTTCGACGGCCTCCATCTCCGCTGCCGACACCGAGATCGGCGCCAAGATCGCCGAGGCTATGGACAAGGTCGGCAAGGAAGGCGTCATCACCGTCGAGGAGTCCCAGACCTTCGGTCTGGAGCTGGAACTCACCGAGGGCATGCGCTTCGACAAGGGCTACATCTCGGCCTACTTCGCCACCGACATGGAGCGTATGGAGACGTCGTTCGACGACCCGTACATCCTGATCGTCAACTCCAAGATCAGCAACGTGAAGGACCTCCTTCCGCTGCTGGAGAAGGTCATGCAGTCGGGCAAGCCCCTGCTGATCATCGCGGAGGACGTCGAGGGCGAGGCTCTGTCGACGCTGGTCGTCAACAAGATCCGTGGCACCTTCAAGTCCGTCGCCGTCAAGGCTCCGGGCTTCGGTGACCGCCGCAAGGCCATGCTCGGCGACATCGCCATCCTCACCGGTGGCACCGTCATCTCCGAGGAGGTCGGTCTCAAGCTGGAGAACGCCGGCCTGGACCTGCTCGGCAGCGCCCGCAAGGTCGTCATCACCAAGGACGAGACCACGATCGTCGACGGTGCCGGTGACAGCGACCAGGTTCAGGGTCGCGTCAACCAGATCCGTGCCGAGATCGAGAACTCCGACTCGGACTACGACCGCGAGAAGCTCCAGGAGCGCCTCGCGAAGCTGGCCGGCGGCGTGGCCGTCATCAAGGCCGGCGCCGCCACCGAGGTGGAGCTCAAGGAGCGCAAGCACCGCATCGAGGACGCGGTGCGCAACGCCAAGGCCGCCGTCGAGGAGGGCATCGTCGCCGGTGGTGGCGTGGCTCTGCTCCAGGCCTCGGCCGTCTTCGAGAAGCTCGACCTGACGGGCGACGAGGCCACCGGTGCCAACGCCGTCAAGCTCGCGCTGGAGGCCCCGCTCAAGCAGATCGCCGTCAACGGTGGTCTCGAGGGTGGAGTCGTCGTCGAGAAGGTGCGCAACCTGCCGATCGGTCACGGCCTCAACGCCGCGACCGGCGAGTACGTCGACATGATCGCCGAGGGCATTCTCGACCCGGCGAAGGTCACGCGCTCCGCCCTGCAGAACGCCGCGTCCATCGCCGCGCTCTTCCTCACCACCGAGGCCGTCATCGCCGACAAGCCGGAGAAGGCCTCCGCGGCCGCTCCGGGCGGCATGCCGGGCGGTGACATGGACTTCTGA
- a CDS encoding alpha,alpha-trehalose-phosphate synthase (UDP-forming): MVSEHAAQVLVASNRGPVSYTRRDDGTLDSKRGGGGLVSGLSAVDDKLWVCAALSDGDREAVRRGVSEPGVRMLDIDAAVHADAYNGIANSVLWFVHHMIYQTPVEPVFDAEFRRQWASYEAYNQAFARALAEEAGEGAAVLVQDYHLSLVPGILRELRPDLRIGHFSHTPWAPVDYFRLLPDDIGEQLLKGILGADRAAFLTRRWADAFIGCCTEILGGTGHTRIGVHGLGADADFLRRRSREADVDERMEILREQIGADRRTIVRVDRTELSKNIVRGLHAYRALLDERPEWRERVVHIAFAYPSRQDLAVYRDYTAEVQRVADGINAEYGTEGWTPVLLHVDDDFARSLAAYRLADVALVNPIRDGMNLVAKEVPVVSDEGAALVLSREAGAYEELGEDALVVNPYDVSATAAALHEALTMEPGERSARSKRLATAATALPPQQWFLDQLDALRG, translated from the coding sequence ATGGTCTCCGAGCACGCTGCCCAGGTTCTCGTCGCGTCCAACCGCGGCCCGGTGTCGTACACACGGCGGGACGACGGCACGCTCGACTCGAAACGGGGCGGCGGCGGGCTCGTCTCCGGCCTCAGCGCGGTCGACGACAAGCTGTGGGTGTGCGCCGCCCTCAGCGACGGCGACCGCGAGGCGGTGCGGCGCGGGGTGTCCGAGCCCGGCGTACGCATGCTCGACATCGACGCCGCGGTCCACGCCGACGCCTACAACGGCATCGCGAACTCGGTGCTCTGGTTCGTCCACCACATGATCTACCAGACCCCGGTGGAGCCCGTCTTCGACGCGGAGTTCCGCCGGCAGTGGGCCTCCTACGAGGCGTACAACCAGGCCTTCGCCCGGGCCCTGGCCGAGGAGGCGGGCGAGGGCGCCGCGGTCCTGGTGCAGGACTACCACCTCTCCCTGGTCCCCGGCATACTGCGCGAGCTGCGCCCCGACCTGCGGATCGGCCACTTCTCGCACACCCCCTGGGCGCCCGTCGACTACTTCCGGCTGCTGCCCGACGACATCGGCGAGCAGCTGCTCAAGGGCATCCTGGGCGCCGACCGCGCCGCGTTCCTGACCCGCCGCTGGGCCGACGCCTTCATCGGCTGCTGCACGGAGATCCTCGGCGGCACGGGCCACACCCGGATCGGGGTGCACGGACTGGGCGCCGACGCGGACTTCCTTCGCCGCCGCTCGCGCGAGGCGGACGTGGACGAGCGCATGGAGATCCTGCGGGAGCAGATCGGCGCCGACCGCCGGACGATCGTGCGGGTGGACCGCACGGAGCTCTCCAAGAACATCGTCCGCGGGCTGCACGCCTACCGCGCCCTGCTCGACGAGCGCCCCGAGTGGCGCGAGCGCGTGGTCCACATCGCCTTCGCCTATCCCTCGCGGCAGGACCTCGCGGTCTACCGCGACTACACGGCCGAGGTCCAGCGGGTCGCCGACGGCATCAACGCGGAGTACGGCACGGAGGGCTGGACCCCGGTCCTGCTCCACGTCGACGACGACTTCGCCCGCTCCCTGGCGGCGTACCGGCTGGCGGACGTGGCCCTGGTCAACCCGATCCGCGACGGCATGAACCTGGTCGCCAAGGAGGTCCCGGTCGTCTCCGACGAGGGCGCCGCGCTGGTGCTGTCCCGTGAGGCGGGCGCGTACGAGGAACTGGGCGAGGACGCCCTCGTGGTCAACCCGTACGACGTCTCGGCCACGGCGGCGGCGCTGCACGAGGCGCTCACGATGGAGCCCGGCGAACGGAGCGCCCGCTCGAAGCGCCTGGCCACTGCTGCGACGGCGCTGCCGCCGCAGCAGTGGTTCCTGGACCAGCTGGACGCGCTGCGGGGCTAG
- the thrC gene encoding threonine synthase: MAVQTVAENTDSSAVDLGPAAALSCRECGERFELGPIFACASCFGPLEVAYDLPSGSPEELKKRIAEGPNNIWRYAPLLPVPSDVADKPNINPGFTKLVKADNLARELGVTGGLYVKDDSGNPTHSFKDRVVAIAVEAARAFGFTTLSCSSTGNLAGAVGAAAARAGFRSCVFIPHDLEQGKVVMAAVYGGELVGIEGNYDDVNRFCSELIGDPLGEGWGFVNVNLRPYYGEGSKTLAYEICEQLGWQLPDQLVIPIASGSQLTKIDKGLQELIKLGLVEDKPYKIFGAQAEGCSPVSTAFKAGHDVVRPQKPNTIAKSLAIGNPADGPYVLDIARRTGGAVEDVNDEQVVDAIKLLARTEGIFAETAGGVTVGVTKKLIDAGLLDPSLTTVVLNTGDGLKTLDAVAPTTGLSATIRPSLDAFRDAGLAAAN; the protein is encoded by the coding sequence ATGGCCGTGCAGACAGTTGCAGAGAACACCGATTCTTCCGCCGTGGACCTCGGTCCCGCCGCAGCGCTTTCCTGTCGCGAATGCGGCGAGCGTTTCGAGCTCGGCCCCATTTTCGCCTGCGCGTCCTGTTTCGGGCCGCTCGAAGTGGCGTACGACCTGCCGAGCGGCTCCCCCGAAGAGCTGAAGAAGCGCATCGCCGAGGGGCCGAACAACATCTGGCGTTACGCGCCGCTGCTGCCCGTCCCCTCCGACGTCGCGGACAAGCCCAACATCAACCCCGGCTTCACGAAGCTGGTCAAGGCCGACAACCTCGCCCGCGAGCTGGGCGTGACCGGCGGTCTGTACGTCAAGGACGACTCCGGCAACCCGACGCACTCCTTCAAGGACCGTGTCGTCGCCATCGCCGTCGAGGCGGCCCGCGCCTTCGGGTTCACCACCCTCTCCTGCTCCTCCACCGGCAACCTGGCCGGTGCGGTGGGTGCCGCCGCCGCCCGCGCCGGCTTCCGCTCCTGCGTGTTCATCCCGCACGACCTGGAGCAGGGCAAGGTCGTCATGGCCGCGGTGTACGGCGGCGAGCTCGTCGGCATCGAGGGCAACTACGACGACGTCAACCGCTTCTGCTCGGAGCTCATCGGCGACCCGCTCGGCGAGGGCTGGGGCTTCGTCAACGTCAACCTGCGGCCGTACTACGGCGAGGGCTCCAAGACCCTGGCGTACGAGATCTGCGAGCAGCTCGGCTGGCAGCTGCCCGACCAGCTCGTCATCCCGATCGCGTCCGGCTCGCAGCTCACGAAGATCGACAAGGGCCTCCAGGAGCTGATCAAGCTCGGACTCGTCGAGGACAAGCCGTACAAGATCTTCGGTGCCCAGGCCGAGGGCTGCTCCCCGGTCTCCACCGCCTTCAAGGCCGGCCACGACGTGGTGCGCCCGCAGAAGCCGAACACCATCGCCAAGTCCCTGGCGATCGGCAACCCGGCCGACGGCCCGTACGTCCTGGACATCGCCCGGCGCACCGGCGGTGCCGTGGAGGACGTGAACGACGAGCAGGTCGTCGACGCGATCAAGCTGCTGGCCCGCACCGAGGGCATCTTCGCCGAGACCGCGGGCGGGGTGACCGTCGGTGTGACGAAGAAGCTGATCGACGCCGGTCTGCTCGACCCGTCCCTGACCACCGTCGTCCTGAACACCGGCGACGGCCTGAAGACGCTCGACGCGGTCGCTCCGACGACCGGCCTGTCGGCCACGATCCGGCCCAGCCTGGACGCGTTCCGCGACGCGGGCCTCGCTGCCGCCAACTGA
- a CDS encoding ABC transporter substrate-binding protein — protein MDRAVQRRLVGLTAVVAALGMTATLSGCGSDTGGGDVTLRLVAADYGTDAGNSSEKYWDDVAGRFEKENPGIKVEVSVYSWKDVDRKVAEMVKAGEAPDIAQIGAYADYAKAGKLYTADEMIAIRTTSNFLPSLTDAGEVGGNLYGLPFVASTRLLFYNKGLFAKAGLGAPQTWDDIRNDAAALDERGVTYPFALPLGQEESQAETLMWLLSGGGGYTDEVGNYAIDSEANIATFEWLKDNLVGKGLTGPVAPGKLDRAKAFDAFTDGDVGMLNGHPTLMQEAEKKGVEVGMVPLPGIDGPTNGSMGVADWMMGFKQNGHRVQIGKFLDFAYQDDNVLAFADQYDLLPVTSSASTAMEADDKHESLHEFLSALPNSQLYPFGKTSWAQASETIKEKIGSAVEPGGNPESILVDIATKARQAESAE, from the coding sequence ATGGACAGGGCTGTGCAGCGGCGCTTGGTTGGTCTGACCGCGGTAGTGGCCGCACTCGGTATGACGGCGACGCTGTCGGGGTGCGGTTCGGACACCGGGGGCGGCGACGTCACCCTGAGGCTGGTCGCGGCCGACTACGGCACGGACGCGGGGAACAGCTCCGAGAAGTACTGGGACGACGTCGCCGGCAGGTTCGAGAAGGAGAACCCCGGCATCAAGGTCGAGGTCAGCGTCTACTCCTGGAAGGACGTCGACCGCAAGGTCGCGGAGATGGTGAAGGCCGGCGAGGCTCCCGACATCGCGCAGATCGGTGCCTACGCCGACTACGCGAAGGCGGGCAAGCTCTACACCGCCGACGAGATGATCGCCATCCGCACCACGTCCAACTTCCTGCCCTCGCTCACCGACGCGGGCGAGGTCGGCGGCAATCTGTACGGCCTTCCGTTCGTGGCCAGCACCCGGCTCCTCTTCTACAACAAGGGCCTCTTCGCAAAGGCCGGCCTCGGGGCCCCGCAGACCTGGGACGACATCCGGAACGACGCCGCAGCGCTCGACGAGCGCGGCGTGACCTACCCCTTCGCGCTCCCCCTCGGCCAGGAGGAGTCCCAGGCCGAGACCCTGATGTGGCTGCTCAGCGGAGGCGGCGGCTACACGGACGAGGTCGGCAACTACGCCATCGACTCCGAGGCCAACATAGCGACGTTCGAGTGGCTGAAGGACAACCTCGTCGGCAAGGGGCTCACCGGTCCCGTCGCGCCCGGGAAGCTCGACCGTGCCAAGGCCTTCGACGCCTTCACCGATGGCGACGTGGGCATGCTCAACGGCCACCCGACCCTGATGCAGGAGGCCGAGAAGAAGGGCGTCGAGGTCGGCATGGTCCCGCTCCCCGGGATCGACGGGCCGACGAACGGCTCGATGGGTGTCGCCGACTGGATGATGGGCTTCAAGCAGAACGGCCACCGGGTGCAGATCGGCAAGTTCCTCGACTTCGCCTACCAGGACGACAACGTGCTGGCCTTCGCCGACCAGTACGACCTGCTGCCCGTGACCAGCAGCGCCTCCACCGCGATGGAGGCCGACGACAAGCACGAGTCCCTGCACGAGTTCCTGTCGGCGCTGCCGAACTCGCAGCTCTACCCGTTCGGCAAGACGTCCTGGGCGCAGGCCAGCGAGACGATCAAGGAGAAGATCGGCTCCGCGGTCGAGCCCGGCGGGAACCCGGAGAGCATCCTCGTGGACATCGCGACCAAGGCCCGGCAGGCGGAGAGTGCGGAGTAG
- a CDS encoding MoaD/ThiS family protein, with protein sequence MSVKVRIPTILRTYTGGQSEVPAEGATLSEVIASLEQNHPGIGARVLDDQGKLRRFVNVYVNDDDVRFEGGLDAATPDGAGVSIIPAVAGG encoded by the coding sequence ATGAGCGTCAAGGTCCGTATCCCCACCATCCTCCGCACCTACACGGGCGGTCAGTCCGAGGTCCCGGCCGAGGGGGCGACCCTCTCCGAGGTCATCGCGTCCCTGGAGCAGAACCACCCGGGCATCGGCGCCCGCGTCCTGGACGACCAGGGCAAGCTGCGCCGCTTCGTCAACGTGTACGTCAACGACGACGACGTGCGCTTCGAGGGCGGTCTGGACGCGGCCACCCCGGACGGCGCCGGCGTCTCGATCATCCCGGCCGTCGCCGGAGGCTGA